TACTATCTGGATCATCTGCCGGTTCTTCACCAGACCGGAGATCTGGTTTTAATCGGTCTGGCCGCCATGCTCCTCTGTTTCATGGCCACCATTTATCCGGCCAGAAAGGCTTCGAACCTGAATCCAGCCGATGCACTGCGATATGAATAACAATCTGTACAAACTGGAAAAAATTTCCAAAACCTTTGCCGGAACTTCTGAACCGGTGCATGTGCTTAAGGATATCGACCTGACCATAGAACCTGGACAGTCCATTGCCATCAGAGGGGCTTCCGGGTCGGGCAAAAGTACACTTCTGCACATCCTGGGCACTCTGGACACCCCCACTTCCGGCAGGATATTTCTGGGGGATGCCGAACTGACATCCATTTCTCCAGAGGATAAGGCCCTGCTTCGAAGGACCAGGATCGGTTTCATATTCCAGTTTCACCATCTCCTGCCTGAATTCAGCACTGTGGAAAATGTGTCCCTGCCGGCCATCCTTTCCGGGCTTGACAGGAAAAAAGCCCAGGAAAAAGCCCTGATTGCTCTGGAGCAGGTGGGGCTGGCTGACAAGGCCGGTCAGGCCGTGACCACTCTGTCCGGCGGAGAATCCCAGAGAGTGGCTATTGCCAGGGCCATTCTTTCCGGACCCAGGGTGCTTCTGGCTGACGAACCCACCGGCAACCTTGACGTGGACAGGGGCAGGGAGATAGGAGAACTATTGCTCAGACTGAACCGGGAAATGGCAATGACCCTGGTGGTGGTCACCCACAATCTTGAACTGGCTTCATTCATGAACCTAAACTATGAACTGAAATCGGGAAAACTATATGTTGTCAACAACTAGGCTCTTGCCGTCTTTATTTTTTTTCTTCCTGGTGTGGGGGCTTTGGGCGGTTTCCTTTGCCAGTCCGGCCATTTCCGCCCAGAAAACCGCTGTTTTGCCCTTTGAGATCAACGCCCCGGAAGACCTGGCCTACCTTGATACCGGACTGCCCACCATGCTCATCAACTCCCTCCGGGACAAAGGGCTGGAAGTAAACGACCTGGAAAGGGTCAAAAATGTCATCACCAGAGAAGAGATCGAATATCTTGATGTATCAACCTCCAGAAGACTGGCCCTGATGCTGGACAGCAGATATGCTGTCTACGGAAGCTTCAGCCAGGTGGAGGAATACATAAGCCTAGACGTCCGACTGGTGGACGGATTCGGTGAAAAAGAAACCGTTCCCTTTTACATAGTCAAGGAAGGGGTCATCAATATCCTGCCTGCAGTGGAAGAACTGGCCCAGAGAATATACAATGAACTCCTGCAGGAGGACCGCATCGCCAGCATCAACATCCAGGGAATCAACATCCTGGATCCCGACGTGGTTCTGCTCCGCCTGGGGATGCAGGAAGGGGACATCTTTGAGCCGGAAATGCTTAACCAGGAACTAAGAAGGATTTTTGATCTGGGCTACTTCGACGACGTCCACCTGGAAGTAAGTGATACTCCCCAGGGCAAGGAAGTGACCATCATCGTGGATGAAAAGCCGCTGATTCAGAACATCAACATCCAGGGAGCAGACAAGGTCAAGGAAAAAGACATCCGGGAAGCCCTGACCACCAGGACCGGAACCGTTGTCAACCCAAGGATCATCAGCGAGGACCTGGGCCGGATCAGGGAACTGTACCGGGGCAAGGGCTATTACAACGCCACTGTGGATTACAATGTCACTTCCATAGATGACCGCACTGCCAACTTAAATGTCCGCATTGAAGAGGGCAACCGACTCTTTGTCCGGGGGATCGAGATCCAGGGGGCGGAAAGCATCAGTCAAAGGCAGCTGCGCAAAGAAATGGCCCTGAAAAGAAGGGGCATGTTTTCCTGGCTCACCGGCCGGGGCATCCTCAGGGAAGAGCTTTTGGACCGGGACGCTGCAGCCATTGAAGCCCACTACGCCAACCAGGGTTTCATTGACGCCCGGGTGGGCCAGCCTGTGGTCAACTATGAGGAGGACGGGATCTATCTTGTTTTTCACGTGGAAGAAGGACCCAGGTACAAAGCCGGGACAGTGGACTTCCGCGGCGACCTTTTGGTCAGCGTGGAAGAGCTGCTGGAAGTAACCAGGGTGGACGATCTGGGCAGAGAAGGAAAGTATTTTGACCGGTCAGCCATGCATGGCGACATCCAGAACCTGGCTGATTTCTACACTGACTTTGGCTACGCCTTTGCTGAAGCAGACGTGGATATGGATGTGGACACGGAAAATCGGGTGGTCAATGTGACCTACATCCTGGACAAGAGTGACAAAATCTATATCCGCAGGGTCCGCATCGAAGGCAACGACAAGACCAGGGACAATGTTATTCGAAGGGAGATGAGGCTATCCGACGGCGACCTGTTCAGCGGCACAGCCCTGCGCAGGTCCAACGAACGCCTGAACCGGCTTGACTACTTTGAAACCGTTGAGATTGAACCTGTACCCACAGAATCCGATGAAGAGCTGGACCTGGTGGTCCGGGTGGCTGAGCAGCCCACTGGAATCCTTTCAGCCGGGGCTGGCTACTCTTCATATGACCGGGTATTTTTCACAGGCATGATCCAGCAGCGCAACCTCTTTGGAAAAGGCTACAGCCTGGGCTTCAGCGGATCATTCGGTCGAAGAACCACCAGTTATGACCTGAGTTTCTGGAACCCCTATTTCCGGGATTCCAACCTGGGCCTGGGTGGTGACCTGTACTGGATCGACGACGAATACTTCACCTATGACAAGAAAACCAGGGGCGGCAGAGTCAGGTTTTCCTACCCTCTGGGTGAATACACCAATCTTTACTGGCACTACCGCCTGGACAAGTCCACCATTGACAACCTTTCCAGAAATGTACACCGGGATATCCGCGAGCTGAAGGGTGACCGCTGGGCCAGCTCGGTTTATGTGGCTGCGTCCAGGGATACCACTGACAGGAGAATGAATCCCTCCAGGGGAACCATAAACACCTTGTCTGTGGAGCATGCCGGGGGAATCATCGGCGGAGATGACAACTTTGTAAAATACATCTACAAATCTGATTACTACCGCCCCCTGTTCTGGCGGACAGTTTTTCACTGGCGCGGTCAGGCCGGTTACATCATGAAGAATACCAGTGAAAAAATACCCAATTATGAATTGTTTGCCCTGGGTGGAATAAACAGCGTTCGCGGCTACTCAGCCAGGAAAATTGCACCCAGGTATGAGGATAACGAGGTCAAGGGCGGGGATAAGCATTTTTTCACCAACTTTGAACTCATTTTCCCATTGAATGAGGATATCGGCCTCATGGGGCTGGTCTTTTTTGACGCCGGTGAGGTCTGGGATGTTGGGGAACGGGTTGACTTTGACCTGTATAAAAGTGTGGGAACCGGTATAAGATGGTATTCCCCCCTGGGTCCCATCAGGGTGGAATACGGCTACGGACTTGACCGGCTGGATGGGAAAAGGCATAGCAGAGTGGAGTTCAGTGTTGGACAGATTTTTTAGGATGCTTAGACTAATTCCGGGCGCCTAAGATTAACCGGCCAGCTTTCCCAAAGCTCCAGCTTCCAACCAGGCATAAGCTGGGGCCTTGAAAACCCGGTCCCAGGCCAGACTCAATAAATTGATCAACAACCTATCAGGGAGAATAAAATGAGAAAAATCGGAATCTTTTTCATGGCCTTTATCCTGTTTTCCGGCCCAGCCTGGGCTGAAGACAAAATGGCCTACGTGGAAGTCCAGAGGGTTCTGGAAACTTCAGAGCCGGGCAGGGCCGCCCTGGGCACCCTTACCCAGAGATTCGAAGACATGCGGGCGGAACTTGACCGGGAAAGGGCTGACCTGGAAAGGCTGCGTCAGGAAATGCAGCAGCAAAGCCTGGTCCTCAGTCAGGACGCCCAGCAGGATCTTGAATCCGAACTCAGGGCCAAGGTCAGGGAATTTCAGGAAATGTTTCAGGCCTATCAGGCCAGGATGCAGCAGGAAGAGCAGGAACTGTCTGATCCTATCATTGACGTGCTTTTTGACGTCATCAATGACTATGGGGAAAAAGAGGGCTACACCATTATTTTTGACGCCCAGTCCAGCGGGATCATCTATGCTTCCGACGCCCTGAACATCACAGAGACCATAATTGAAGAACTGAACAAGGCCTGGGCAGCTAAAAATTAATCCCGGCAGGTAACAGGATTTTCACTACTGAATCATTACCGCCCCAGGGCGGGATAAAGGGGAGCTACATGCTGCTTTCAGAGCTGGCCCAAAAGCTGGGTCTGGAATTCACTGGACAAGACTTCCTGGTCCAGGGGGTCAGTACCCTGGACCAGGCTGGACCGGATCAGATTTCTTTTCTGGCCAATCCAAAATATGTCCATCTTCTGGAAAAATCCCAGGCAGGGGCAGTGATCCTGGAAAAAGAACACGCCTTAAAAGTCCGGACCGCTCTCATCAGCCCCAATCCATACCTGGACTTTGCCCGGACTGTAAAAATGTTTGACCGGCCCCAGGGACTGGAACAGGACTGTTCCAGCCAGGCCTATATCCATGAATCTGCCTTTATTGATCCATCGGCCATCATCCACCCCATGGCCTTTATCGGTCCCGGGGCAGTGGTGGGCAAAAACACCAGGGTATTTCCCTTTGTCCATGTCGGAGAAAGGGCGGTCATCGGCCAGGACTGCATCATTTACCCCAACGTCAGCATCATGTCCGACACAGTCATTGGAAACCGGGTCATCATCCATTCCGGGGCAGTTATTGGCTCAGACGGTTTCGGCTTTGTCCAGAACGGTC
This genomic window from Desulfonatronovibrio hydrogenovorans DSM 9292 contains:
- a CDS encoding ABC transporter ATP-binding protein; translation: MNNNLYKLEKISKTFAGTSEPVHVLKDIDLTIEPGQSIAIRGASGSGKSTLLHILGTLDTPTSGRIFLGDAELTSISPEDKALLRRTRIGFIFQFHHLLPEFSTVENVSLPAILSGLDRKKAQEKALIALEQVGLADKAGQAVTTLSGGESQRVAIARAILSGPRVLLADEPTGNLDVDRGREIGELLLRLNREMAMTLVVVTHNLELASFMNLNYELKSGKLYVVNN
- the lpxD gene encoding UDP-3-O-(3-hydroxymyristoyl)glucosamine N-acyltransferase, translating into MLLSELAQKLGLEFTGQDFLVQGVSTLDQAGPDQISFLANPKYVHLLEKSQAGAVILEKEHALKVRTALISPNPYLDFARTVKMFDRPQGLEQDCSSQAYIHESAFIDPSAIIHPMAFIGPGAVVGKNTRVFPFVHVGERAVIGQDCIIYPNVSIMSDTVIGNRVIIHSGAVIGSDGFGFVQNGQVREKIPQVGVAVIEDDVEIGACTTIDRATLGKTVVGRGTKIDNLVQVAHNVCIGENSVIVSQVGISGSSKLGRNVILGGQVGVAGHLEIGDNVRIAAKSGVGKSIPADTDCGGIPAMDHGSFLKNAVLMPRLPQMFKRVKKIENQLKTIQERLDQGEDR
- a CDS encoding OmpH family outer membrane protein, with product MRKIGIFFMAFILFSGPAWAEDKMAYVEVQRVLETSEPGRAALGTLTQRFEDMRAELDRERADLERLRQEMQQQSLVLSQDAQQDLESELRAKVREFQEMFQAYQARMQQEEQELSDPIIDVLFDVINDYGEKEGYTIIFDAQSSGIIYASDALNITETIIEELNKAWAAKN
- the bamA gene encoding outer membrane protein assembly factor BamA, with protein sequence MLSTTRLLPSLFFFFLVWGLWAVSFASPAISAQKTAVLPFEINAPEDLAYLDTGLPTMLINSLRDKGLEVNDLERVKNVITREEIEYLDVSTSRRLALMLDSRYAVYGSFSQVEEYISLDVRLVDGFGEKETVPFYIVKEGVINILPAVEELAQRIYNELLQEDRIASINIQGINILDPDVVLLRLGMQEGDIFEPEMLNQELRRIFDLGYFDDVHLEVSDTPQGKEVTIIVDEKPLIQNINIQGADKVKEKDIREALTTRTGTVVNPRIISEDLGRIRELYRGKGYYNATVDYNVTSIDDRTANLNVRIEEGNRLFVRGIEIQGAESISQRQLRKEMALKRRGMFSWLTGRGILREELLDRDAAAIEAHYANQGFIDARVGQPVVNYEEDGIYLVFHVEEGPRYKAGTVDFRGDLLVSVEELLEVTRVDDLGREGKYFDRSAMHGDIQNLADFYTDFGYAFAEADVDMDVDTENRVVNVTYILDKSDKIYIRRVRIEGNDKTRDNVIRREMRLSDGDLFSGTALRRSNERLNRLDYFETVEIEPVPTESDEELDLVVRVAEQPTGILSAGAGYSSYDRVFFTGMIQQRNLFGKGYSLGFSGSFGRRTTSYDLSFWNPYFRDSNLGLGGDLYWIDDEYFTYDKKTRGGRVRFSYPLGEYTNLYWHYRLDKSTIDNLSRNVHRDIRELKGDRWASSVYVAASRDTTDRRMNPSRGTINTLSVEHAGGIIGGDDNFVKYIYKSDYYRPLFWRTVFHWRGQAGYIMKNTSEKIPNYELFALGGINSVRGYSARKIAPRYEDNEVKGGDKHFFTNFELIFPLNEDIGLMGLVFFDAGEVWDVGERVDFDLYKSVGTGIRWYSPLGPIRVEYGYGLDRLDGKRHSRVEFSVGQIF